The following coding sequences are from one Panicum hallii strain FIL2 chromosome 5, PHallii_v3.1, whole genome shotgun sequence window:
- the LOC112895179 gene encoding G-protein coupled receptor 1 isoform X2, whose protein sequence is MAPAVAAAASAAVSQALRERQILDAVGTGAAALSLVGSSFIVLCYLLFRELRKFSFKLVFYLAVSDMFCSLFTILGGPSNAFYCFAHDYSAHFFCVASFLWTTTIAFTLHRTVVKHKTDVEEFGSIFHLYVWGTSLATTVLRSIGSDYGRPGSWCWIQQGSMAKVLHLITFYLPLWGAILYNGFTYYEVNRMLNNATRMAAGISDRSNQSDIRADRKSSMGSHTLTSTTPSSSTACCPPSSTLVTPGQRRTFSPCPCTSFGYNLRSSPPTNQPPDTGPPQGAWLFSPFLIAPLHCYLCHLLPNIANFSFPIALLYC, encoded by the exons ATGGCCCCGGCCGTGGCAGCCGCTGCGTCGGCGGCGGTGAGCCAGGCCCTGCGGGAGCGCCAGATCCTCGACGCTGTGGGAACCGGCGCCGCGGCGCTCTCGCTGGTGGGCTCCTCCTTCATCGTGCTCTGCTATCTCCTCTTCCGCGAGCTCCGCAAGTTCTCCTTCAAGCTTGTCTTCTACCTCGCCGTCTCG GATATGTTTTGCAGCTTATTCACTATACTTGG GGGGCCATCGAATGCATTTTACTGCTTTGCACATGACTACAGTGCTCATTTCTTCTGTGTGGCTTCTTTTCTATGGACAACCACTATAGCATTCACTCTGCATCGCACAGTTGTCAAACACAAAACTGATGTTGAAGAATTTGGATCTATTTTCCACTTATATGTCTGGG GAACTTCACTAGCTACCACCGTATTACGTTCGATAGGAAGTGACTATGGAAGGCCAGGTTCCTGGTGCTGGATCCAGCAAGGAAGCATGGCAAAG GTTCTGCACTTGATAACTTTTTATCTTCCACTTTGGGGTGCCATTCTGTACAATGGGTTCACGTACTATGAAGTAAATCGCATGCTGAACAATGCAACACGG ATGGCTGCTGGCATAAGTGATAGATCAAATCAATCTGACATTAGGGCAGACAGAAAG AGTTCAATGGGCTCCCACACCTTGACTTCCACAACCCCCTCCTCCAGCACCGCATGCTGCCCTCCCTCCTCCACGCTGGTGACACCGGGTCAACGGCGAACCTTCTCACCTTGCCCATGCACCTCCTTCGGCTATAATCTACGCAGCTCACCCCCCACGAACCAGCCCCCTGACACCGGTCCACCACAAGGAGCTTGGCTTTTTTCCCCCTTTCTTATTGCACCACTTCATTGTTACTTATGTCATTTACTTCCAAACATAGCTAATTTTTCCTTTCCTATTGCACTGCTTTATTGTTAA
- the LOC112895179 gene encoding G-protein coupled receptor 1 isoform X1: MAPAVAAAASAAVSQALRERQILDAVGTGAAALSLVGSSFIVLCYLLFRELRKFSFKLVFYLAVSDMFCSLFTILGGPSNAFYCFAHDYSAHFFCVASFLWTTTIAFTLHRTVVKHKTDVEEFGSIFHLYVWGTSLATTVLRSIGSDYGRPGSWCWIQQGSMAKVLHLITFYLPLWGAILYNGFTYYEVNRMLNNATRMAAGISDRSNQSDIRADRKAFNRWGYYPLILIGSWAFATINRLYDFTNPGHKIFWLSFLDVGFAGLMGLFNSIAYGLNSSVRRAISERIDTFLPERIKRSLPTLSRLRSQQENELTSLIVEGN; encoded by the exons ATGGCCCCGGCCGTGGCAGCCGCTGCGTCGGCGGCGGTGAGCCAGGCCCTGCGGGAGCGCCAGATCCTCGACGCTGTGGGAACCGGCGCCGCGGCGCTCTCGCTGGTGGGCTCCTCCTTCATCGTGCTCTGCTATCTCCTCTTCCGCGAGCTCCGCAAGTTCTCCTTCAAGCTTGTCTTCTACCTCGCCGTCTCG GATATGTTTTGCAGCTTATTCACTATACTTGG GGGGCCATCGAATGCATTTTACTGCTTTGCACATGACTACAGTGCTCATTTCTTCTGTGTGGCTTCTTTTCTATGGACAACCACTATAGCATTCACTCTGCATCGCACAGTTGTCAAACACAAAACTGATGTTGAAGAATTTGGATCTATTTTCCACTTATATGTCTGGG GAACTTCACTAGCTACCACCGTATTACGTTCGATAGGAAGTGACTATGGAAGGCCAGGTTCCTGGTGCTGGATCCAGCAAGGAAGCATGGCAAAG GTTCTGCACTTGATAACTTTTTATCTTCCACTTTGGGGTGCCATTCTGTACAATGGGTTCACGTACTATGAAGTAAATCGCATGCTGAACAATGCAACACGG ATGGCTGCTGGCATAAGTGATAGATCAAATCAATCTGACATTAGGGCAGACAGAAAG GCATTTAATCGATGGGGTTATTACCCTCTAATTTTAATCGGTTCATGGGCTTTTGCAACCATCAATCGACTTTACGACTTTACCAATCCAGGACACAAGATATTTTGGCTGTCCTTTCTTGATGTTGGGTTTGCTGGACTTATG GGCCTTTTCAATTCCATTGCTTACGGGCTCAACTCTTCTGTACGCCGAGCTATTTCAGAAAGAATTGACAC GTTCCTACCTGAGAGAATTAAAAGGAGCCTCCCTACATTGTCAAGATTGAGAAGTCAACAGGAAAATGAACTGACTTCTCTCATCGTCGAGGGAAACTGA